One segment of Spirochaetales bacterium DNA contains the following:
- the proB gene encoding glutamate 5-kinase: MRQFKDIKRIVIKIGTNTLSKNNKIDILYVRDIAHQIRGLYKEGKQIVIVTSGAIGMGAGRLSLKKRVKKVNMRQACAAIGQPLLMHEYHMAFAAYSISIAQVLLTSELLNNRKSFNNLKNAVETLLHLGVIPILNENDSVSTAEIGTAFGDNDRLSALVASKLDADLLIMLSDINAFYDKDPRFHPDATPVTLVTKIDDTIMNYAGDSGSTHATGGMKTKLEAAKIVFYSGCRMVLACGRENNIITRIMDGEEIGTLFLPKKRLKSRLRWILNSEPQGIITIDEGAIRALRDNKSLLPSGITGVSGIFKAGSVVMLNNVAKAVTGLSSKELTLLIGKHSKEIRRILGPDRKDVVASPEDIAFLVD; this comes from the coding sequence ATGAGGCAATTCAAGGATATAAAACGAATCGTGATAAAAATCGGGACCAACACCCTCAGCAAGAATAATAAAATCGATATCCTCTATGTAAGGGACATCGCCCATCAGATACGGGGCCTGTACAAGGAGGGAAAACAAATCGTTATCGTCACCTCCGGGGCGATCGGCATGGGGGCGGGCCGGCTTTCGCTTAAAAAAAGGGTAAAAAAGGTCAACATGCGCCAGGCGTGTGCCGCTATCGGCCAGCCGCTTCTCATGCACGAGTACCACATGGCCTTTGCCGCTTACTCGATTTCCATCGCGCAGGTGCTGCTTACCTCCGAGTTGCTGAACAACCGGAAAAGTTTCAACAATCTCAAGAATGCCGTCGAAACCCTCCTTCACCTCGGCGTCATCCCCATCCTCAATGAGAATGACAGCGTCTCCACGGCCGAAATCGGTACCGCGTTCGGTGATAACGACAGATTGAGCGCGCTCGTTGCAAGCAAACTCGACGCCGACCTTCTCATCATGCTCTCCGATATTAATGCATTCTACGACAAAGATCCCAGGTTCCATCCCGACGCGACCCCGGTCACATTGGTCACGAAAATAGACGACACGATCATGAATTATGCGGGTGACAGCGGAAGCACGCATGCGACGGGGGGTATGAAAACGAAACTCGAAGCCGCTAAAATCGTATTTTACTCCGGTTGCCGTATGGTACTCGCTTGCGGCCGAGAAAACAACATCATTACCCGGATAATGGACGGTGAAGAGATAGGAACGCTTTTTTTACCTAAAAAGCGGCTCAAAAGCAGGCTTCGCTGGATTCTCAACAGTGAACCGCAGGGTATCATCACGATCGACGAGGGCGCAATCAGGGCCCTCCGCGACAATAAAAGCCTTCTCCCCAGCGGTATTACCGGTGTCTCCGGAATATTCAAGGCGGGAAGTGTCGTGATGCTTAACAATGTGGCGAAAGCCGTCACCGGCTTGAGCAGCAAGGAGTTGACATTGTTGATCGGAAAGCACAGTAAGGAAATTCGCCGGATACTCGGGCCGGACAGAAAGGATGTCGTCGCTTCCCCGGAAGATATCGCTTTCCTCGTTGACTGA
- a CDS encoding PilZ domain-containing protein encodes MTHVERRETSRVDVEIAVNYSYAEKALAKNISIKGLKIITSRMMAKGTVLFLALTLPDKELVKVIGEVRWSRNSGPNEFETGIEFFFMDNLYREKINHFIEHACNEHAGCREKNQ; translated from the coding sequence ATGACACACGTCGAAAGAAGGGAAACATCGAGAGTCGATGTCGAAATAGCGGTCAATTACTCATACGCGGAAAAAGCGCTTGCAAAAAATATCAGCATCAAAGGATTAAAGATTATCACATCCAGAATGATGGCAAAAGGCACCGTCCTTTTTCTCGCACTCACCCTGCCCGACAAGGAACTCGTCAAAGTAATCGGTGAAGTTCGATGGTCCCGAAACAGCGGTCCGAATGAGTTTGAAACCGGAATCGAATTTTTTTTCATGGACAACCTGTACAGGGAAAAAATCAATCATTTTATCGAACACGCATGTAATGAACATGCGGGATGTCGGGAAAAAAATCAATAA
- a CDS encoding membrane protein insertion efficiency factor YidD: MSMKKKPLLSFLLLISLSTLYCDELDDLAFILYHNPVVTPKTQTAKTDYPPLITNDVTLVAYGLFGCYKLLFSGQSPPSCLFIPSCSEYTMEAIRVRGIISGILAGADRLLRCNNLDMEYYPRDIRSGKFLDPVERNPR, encoded by the coding sequence ATGAGTATGAAGAAAAAACCGTTATTGTCATTTCTGCTTCTCATTTCTTTAAGCACGCTCTATTGTGATGAACTGGACGATCTTGCGTTCATCCTTTACCATAATCCCGTTGTTACCCCGAAAACACAAACAGCGAAAACAGACTACCCGCCGCTTATCACAAATGATGTTACTCTCGTCGCTTATGGCTTATTCGGCTGCTATAAGCTGCTTTTTTCCGGTCAATCACCGCCGTCCTGCCTTTTCATTCCTTCATGTTCCGAATATACAATGGAAGCGATTCGCGTTCGCGGAATAATCAGCGGCATACTGGCGGGGGCCGACAGGCTTCTTCGCTGCAACAACCTCGACATGGAATACTATCCCCGCGACATACGGTCGGGCAAATTTCTCGATCCCGTTGAAAGGAACCCCCGTTGA
- a CDS encoding tetratricopeptide repeat protein — MKIAPMILLLISLHTFPVFTDEPDYYRPESVKAFADWLYATGDYKRSAGEYLRYFFMLDKTPDDGTLFRIGLCYSRSGEYDKAITTFGDLITLYPESAFICESRYETALIHYRRSAYAESLEFIAAETPDSSFDCRRFHILAGIDYLYLRDWHAAYRLLHEVDNTGSPDITGLLELSESAMVIRGKNPFCAGVLSALVPGLGKMYAGKPGDGLFSLLTIGIFGGMAAYGFYEEGVSSVKAWIYASIGGIFYLGNIYGSVNAAIAYTREREDDILRKVDGIVENFF; from the coding sequence TTGAAAATCGCACCGATGATCCTTCTTCTGATATCACTCCACACATTTCCCGTCTTCACGGATGAACCCGACTATTATCGTCCGGAATCGGTAAAAGCTTTCGCGGACTGGCTGTATGCCACCGGCGACTACAAACGCTCAGCCGGCGAGTACCTCAGATATTTTTTCATGCTCGACAAAACACCGGACGACGGGACGCTTTTCAGAATCGGTTTGTGCTATTCACGATCCGGCGAGTACGATAAGGCGATCACGACATTCGGCGACCTCATCACGCTTTATCCGGAAAGCGCCTTTATCTGCGAAAGCAGGTATGAGACGGCACTCATCCATTACAGACGCTCGGCGTACGCCGAATCACTCGAGTTTATCGCGGCCGAGACGCCGGACTCTTCCTTCGATTGCCGGCGTTTTCATATCCTGGCCGGAATAGACTATCTGTATCTCAGGGATTGGCATGCCGCATACCGATTGTTACATGAGGTCGACAATACCGGTTCGCCGGATATTACCGGCCTTCTCGAATTGTCGGAAAGTGCCATGGTTATCCGTGGTAAAAATCCGTTCTGTGCCGGAGTTCTATCGGCCCTTGTTCCCGGCCTCGGCAAGATGTATGCCGGCAAACCCGGTGACGGCTTGTTTTCACTGCTAACCATCGGTATTTTCGGCGGAATGGCGGCATACGGCTTTTATGAGGAAGGCGTTTCTTCTGTAAAGGCCTGGATCTACGCATCGATCGGCGGGATATTTTATTTGGGGAATATATATGGTTCCGTGAACGCGGCAATCGCATACACCCGCGAACGGGAAGACGATATCCTGAGAAAGGTGGACGGTATCGTTGAGAATTTCTTCTGA
- a CDS encoding diguanylate cyclase has protein sequence MKIRVLFVDDDRSLLDRFVRLFRHDFEVMTADSAGKALELIKKNENIACMVVDLRMGEMNGIDFLYEIKRLKPFVSRIMLTGFPDMEAAVNAVNHGKILAFLQKPVKKEKLKKIIEEGISNYYYLKDLEDKSVKDSLTNLYNHNSIKEKLNHEVRRAGRYGFPLSVIMIDIDHFKNINDTYGHPFGDGVLIKIAGILKNNTRMVDSVGRYGGEEFLVILPEVEMEATYAVMQRIMEKMNLENWGEKDLAVTLSAGIAVYAGEDPETLIKLADEKLYLAKRNGRNRIEG, from the coding sequence TTGAAAATACGAGTATTATTTGTTGACGATGACAGAAGTCTCCTTGACAGGTTTGTCCGTCTGTTCAGACACGATTTTGAGGTAATGACCGCAGATAGTGCGGGAAAAGCTCTGGAATTGATAAAGAAAAATGAAAATATAGCGTGTATGGTGGTGGATCTGCGAATGGGCGAGATGAACGGCATCGATTTTCTGTATGAAATCAAACGGCTGAAACCCTTTGTATCGAGAATCATGCTGACCGGTTTCCCGGATATGGAGGCCGCCGTCAACGCCGTGAATCACGGTAAGATACTGGCTTTCCTGCAGAAACCGGTAAAGAAAGAGAAACTGAAAAAGATAATCGAAGAGGGAATCTCTAATTACTATTATCTCAAGGACCTCGAGGATAAATCGGTCAAAGACAGTCTGACGAATCTGTATAATCATAATTCGATAAAGGAGAAATTGAATCATGAGGTCAGAAGGGCCGGAAGGTACGGGTTTCCCTTGTCGGTTATCATGATTGATATCGATCATTTCAAAAATATAAATGATACATACGGTCATCCTTTCGGTGACGGTGTTTTGATAAAAATAGCTGGAATACTGAAGAACAACACGCGTATGGTCGATTCGGTCGGAAGGTACGGCGGTGAAGAGTTTCTCGTCATTTTACCCGAGGTGGAGATGGAAGCTACCTATGCGGTGATGCAGAGAATAATGGAAAAAATGAATCTGGAAAATTGGGGAGAAAAAGATCTCGCCGTCACCCTGAGTGCCGGTATTGCCGTGTATGCCGGAGAGGACCCGGAGACACTTATAAAACTCGCGGACGAAAAACTCTACCTTGCTAAAAGAAACGGAAGGAACAGGATAGAAGGGTAG
- a CDS encoding TolC family protein has translation MKINVMWLITICIFLITITNVFLYAEESAVDEVKREMTLADAVETAVRLNPLVEETRLEWLIATRNVNAEWGQFEPNIVGYYSLQDFNHRNNIKETIEQLGNTEYFEDTEEYALGIEGKTPTGSTYNIGYTLNKKKSTYASDHEYNTYIGITLEQPLLRGATRGAPRAGINVANRERIIAFHKYRKQLMETITQVEAAYWNLAFAQELYQIHLDSVDIAKKLVKDAEERVKTGKMSQLEFTEAEAGLALREIALAESEQNIMSAMTELRLLVADYRLNEDRELIAMDSLFSVEEPSGLEKMEIMETIVSMHPDYLIRKNEVERESIALNYYKDQCLPVLNVIGNYNLTGMGGSFEDSIHMTFDQTNPSWSLKLELQVPLFGSISRNNQREAAQLKKHISEKNFEATEYEVVNAITMLLQHIETLSKRRENMKKVVGVKQRLLDVELSRLEAGYSNSRLVYEAEEELFDARQNEMDTIVRYKLAVSRLAMVCGTSLSDKNLEKRENGKFFLEERLVKKTGK, from the coding sequence ATGAAAATAAATGTAATGTGGCTGATTACCATCTGTATATTTCTCATTACGATTACGAATGTTTTCCTGTACGCGGAGGAAAGCGCCGTTGATGAGGTAAAACGGGAAATGACGCTGGCCGATGCGGTGGAGACGGCAGTCAGATTGAATCCTTTAGTCGAAGAAACCCGTTTGGAGTGGCTGATTGCGACCAGGAATGTCAATGCCGAATGGGGCCAGTTTGAGCCGAATATTGTCGGCTATTACAGCCTTCAGGACTTCAATCACAGAAACAACATCAAGGAGACTATTGAGCAACTGGGGAATACCGAATATTTTGAGGACACTGAAGAATACGCTTTGGGCATTGAAGGCAAAACGCCGACCGGTTCGACATATAATATCGGTTATACGCTGAACAAGAAAAAAAGCACGTACGCTTCCGATCATGAATATAATACATATATCGGTATTACACTGGAACAGCCCCTTCTCAGGGGTGCGACGCGCGGCGCGCCGCGTGCCGGGATCAATGTCGCAAACAGGGAGAGGATTATCGCCTTTCACAAGTACAGAAAACAGCTTATGGAGACAATTACGCAGGTCGAGGCCGCATACTGGAACCTCGCATTCGCTCAGGAGTTGTATCAGATACATCTGGACTCGGTAGATATCGCGAAAAAACTCGTGAAAGATGCGGAAGAGCGTGTCAAAACGGGAAAGATGTCGCAACTTGAGTTCACCGAAGCGGAAGCGGGGCTTGCGTTACGGGAAATCGCCCTTGCCGAAAGCGAACAAAACATTATGAGTGCGATGACGGAATTGAGACTGCTTGTTGCGGATTACCGTCTTAACGAGGATCGGGAACTGATCGCAATGGATTCCCTTTTTTCCGTCGAAGAACCTTCGGGTCTCGAAAAAATGGAAATCATGGAGACGATCGTCAGTATGCACCCCGATTATCTCATACGAAAAAACGAAGTGGAGCGGGAATCGATTGCCTTGAATTATTACAAAGACCAGTGCCTGCCGGTCTTGAATGTCATCGGCAACTATAATCTGACGGGCATGGGCGGTTCTTTCGAGGATTCGATACATATGACCTTTGATCAGACGAATCCCTCATGGTCGTTGAAGCTCGAACTTCAGGTGCCGCTTTTTGGAAGTATTTCACGAAACAACCAGCGTGAGGCCGCACAATTAAAGAAGCACATAAGTGAGAAAAATTTCGAAGCGACGGAGTATGAGGTGGTCAATGCGATCACAATGCTGTTGCAGCATATCGAAACCCTTTCAAAACGAAGAGAAAACATGAAAAAAGTGGTGGGAGTGAAGCAACGATTGCTCGATGTCGAGTTATCACGTCTTGAAGCCGGATACAGCAACAGCCGGCTGGTCTATGAGGCAGAAGAGGAACTGTTCGATGCAAGACAAAACGAGATGGATACCATTGTCCGTTACAAACTCGCGGTATCACGGTTGGCAATGGTGTGCGGAACAAGTCTCAGCGACAAAAATCTGGAAAAGCGTGAAAACGGAAAATTTTTCCTCGAAGAACGGCTCGTGAAAAAAACGGGAAAATAA
- a CDS encoding efflux RND transporter periplasmic adaptor subunit, translated as MKTIQTSVATVVIMLSFAVAAVPAFTDSAVAFGITEPFMDATLSATVSGTIEVIDIKEGEFVKKGESILKLERRLESLETERKRLVAESTIEIESAKSQVETIKENLEGTRQLFEETQSVSKEELQKKELEFKLAQAELDRLVVVEKLEAIEHNIAIAQLEKRIIRAPFSGIITKHFLEIGENCSPQQPLVRIVDISKVRLISYVEAGVRVNLKKGMSVTVQIDSTSSAGSYQGVIEFVSPVIDPSSGLREVKVLFENRDGKVKPGITAKMVIK; from the coding sequence ATGAAAACTATCCAGACATCCGTGGCAACGGTGGTGATAATGTTGTCGTTCGCAGTCGCCGCCGTTCCGGCATTTACAGATTCCGCTGTCGCTTTCGGTATAACGGAACCTTTTATGGACGCGACCCTCAGCGCAACCGTATCGGGCACCATCGAAGTGATCGATATAAAAGAAGGCGAGTTCGTTAAAAAAGGAGAATCCATCCTGAAACTCGAAAGAAGGCTGGAATCACTCGAGACGGAACGAAAGCGTTTGGTCGCCGAAAGCACGATTGAAATCGAGTCCGCAAAAAGCCAGGTCGAAACAATAAAGGAAAACCTCGAAGGAACGCGGCAACTCTTTGAAGAAACACAATCGGTGTCAAAAGAAGAACTCCAGAAAAAGGAACTCGAGTTCAAACTGGCGCAGGCAGAACTGGACCGCCTTGTTGTTGTTGAAAAACTCGAAGCGATCGAACACAATATCGCGATCGCCCAGCTGGAAAAGCGGATTATCAGGGCGCCGTTCAGCGGTATTATCACAAAACATTTTTTGGAGATCGGTGAGAATTGCAGCCCGCAGCAACCGCTTGTCCGCATCGTCGATATCAGCAAGGTCCGCCTCATCTCGTACGTGGAAGCAGGCGTTCGCGTGAATCTGAAAAAGGGAATGTCGGTGACGGTACAAATCGACTCGACTTCTTCCGCAGGCAGCTATCAGGGCGTTATCGAGTTCGTCTCACCGGTGATCGATCCTTCGAGCGGTTTGCGGGAAGTCAAGGTGCTTTTTGAAAACAGGGACGGGAAAGTGAAACCCGGAATCACCGCAAAGATGGTAATAAAATAA
- a CDS encoding HlyD family efflux transporter periplasmic adaptor subunit yields the protein MKTKDALTTLYSCLSDLQKLRNFHGSNTRFWNMYLGLLISLSDAEGGVITAANTIQPDVLHVVAFSRAASIISADRKKLSEEIVGLVHDQLKDGIAWIDHAEHLICAVRLDTGVSTDYCLACFLFQAGGRIERNEIGGRLMLASDIPAGLQLQRTAMDAKIRVEQLSNVLDLMALMNEKKRFLPSAMTFCNEIASRLKCERVSIGWFEKGYIRLKAMSHVDRFDKKAEIVRKLEEAQEECIDQNAEVTWPAEGGGGAVNRAHMSFSQANDVAHICSMPLRLDNEAVAVCSCERNTSPFTETELRLLRLCCDQVSRRLSDLKSKDRWFGFRFVDFLREKLGKIIGYTHTWIKILGIVIAIAVGILVFGKLEYKISAPVILRTDNITYLTAPFDGHIDKVKVRVGDAVEKGDALLLLDQSDLRLQEAGIIAERNRYRREVEKARAANSLADMRISQALLEQSDARLELVQYQLNQSILIAPFDGIIVEGDQMERIGSPIKQGEILFKLARVDQLYSELKVDEADIHEVHESQKGEIILASRPKDVFPVIVGRIEPLAIPEEKGNIFIVRCTFPEGRKEWWRPGMTGIAKINGGERNILWIITHRTIDFLRMHLWF from the coding sequence ATGAAAACCAAAGACGCATTGACGACATTATATTCATGTCTCTCGGATCTGCAGAAATTGAGAAACTTTCACGGATCAAACACCCGGTTCTGGAATATGTACCTGGGTCTTCTTATCTCGCTCTCCGATGCCGAAGGGGGTGTCATTACCGCAGCGAATACGATACAGCCGGACGTCCTGCATGTTGTCGCGTTCTCCAGGGCGGCTTCGATTATTTCCGCTGACCGCAAGAAATTATCGGAAGAGATCGTCGGTCTTGTTCATGATCAACTAAAGGACGGTATTGCCTGGATCGATCACGCTGAGCACCTCATATGTGCGGTGAGACTCGATACGGGCGTATCAACGGATTATTGCCTCGCATGCTTCCTCTTTCAGGCCGGCGGCCGGATAGAGCGAAATGAAATCGGCGGGCGCCTCATGCTGGCTTCGGATATACCTGCCGGTCTGCAGCTTCAACGGACTGCAATGGACGCAAAAATCCGTGTCGAACAATTATCGAACGTCCTCGACCTCATGGCCCTCATGAACGAGAAAAAACGGTTTCTCCCTTCCGCCATGACATTCTGCAATGAAATTGCTTCGAGACTCAAATGCGAACGTGTGAGTATCGGGTGGTTCGAAAAGGGCTACATCAGGCTAAAAGCGATGAGTCATGTCGACCGCTTTGATAAAAAAGCGGAAATTGTCAGAAAGCTCGAAGAAGCCCAGGAAGAATGTATCGATCAGAACGCCGAGGTGACATGGCCGGCCGAAGGGGGCGGGGGTGCCGTTAACAGGGCCCACATGTCGTTCTCGCAGGCAAACGATGTCGCCCATATCTGTTCAATGCCGCTTCGACTCGACAATGAAGCGGTCGCCGTTTGTTCCTGTGAACGAAACACCTCCCCCTTTACCGAAACGGAATTGCGCCTGCTCAGATTGTGTTGCGACCAGGTATCACGCCGTCTTTCCGATCTCAAATCAAAAGACCGATGGTTCGGCTTCAGATTCGTCGACTTTTTAAGGGAGAAACTCGGGAAAATAATCGGATATACGCATACATGGATCAAGATACTGGGGATCGTCATCGCGATCGCCGTCGGTATCCTCGTTTTCGGTAAACTTGAATACAAAATCAGCGCCCCGGTGATTCTCAGGACGGATAACATCACCTATCTTACCGCGCCATTTGACGGACATATCGACAAGGTCAAGGTCAGGGTGGGGGACGCGGTTGAAAAAGGCGACGCCCTTCTCCTTCTGGACCAGAGCGACCTCCGGCTTCAGGAAGCGGGGATCATCGCCGAGAGAAACCGCTACAGACGCGAAGTGGAAAAAGCGCGCGCGGCAAATTCGCTTGCGGATATGAGGATTTCCCAGGCCCTTTTGGAACAATCCGATGCCAGACTCGAACTCGTGCAATACCAGTTGAATCAATCGATCCTGATTGCGCCGTTTGACGGGATTATTGTCGAAGGGGACCAGATGGAACGCATCGGTTCTCCGATAAAACAGGGAGAAATACTTTTTAAGCTCGCACGTGTCGATCAGCTTTATTCCGAACTCAAAGTGGATGAAGCGGATATCCATGAAGTCCACGAATCCCAGAAAGGTGAGATCATTCTTGCAAGCAGGCCGAAAGATGTCTTCCCCGTCATAGTCGGCCGTATCGAACCATTGGCGATCCCTGAAGAAAAAGGGAATATTTTCATCGTCAGATGCACGTTTCCTGAAGGCAGGAAAGAATGGTGGCGGCCGGGTATGACCGGCATAGCAAAAATAAACGGGGGTGAAAGAAATATACTCTGGATTATCACGCACCGGACAATCGATTTTCTCAGGATGCATCTCTGGTTCTGA
- a CDS encoding PilZ domain-containing protein, which produces MDERRSYKRYCLIVSVKYSYNASRTKGSAKTKNISNGGICLTSHQKLLLNHLVDLEFSMPRKKIKVLGKVVWSEESLPHLYENGIEFVDIEESDKKEISNYINTR; this is translated from the coding sequence GTGGATGAGAGACGATCGTACAAAAGGTATTGCCTCATTGTCTCCGTCAAATATTCGTACAATGCAAGCCGCACAAAGGGCAGCGCGAAAACAAAGAATATCAGCAACGGCGGGATCTGCCTCACCTCCCACCAGAAGCTTCTTCTCAATCATCTTGTGGATCTCGAGTTTTCCATGCCCCGCAAAAAGATAAAGGTACTCGGGAAAGTCGTCTGGAGTGAAGAGTCACTTCCCCATCTTTATGAAAACGGCATCGAGTTCGTCGACATAGAAGAATCCGACAAAAAGGAAATAAGCAACTACATCAACACACGCTGA